One Cynocephalus volans isolate mCynVol1 chromosome 5, mCynVol1.pri, whole genome shotgun sequence DNA window includes the following coding sequences:
- the CUTA gene encoding protein CutA isoform X5: MPALLPVASRLLLLPRSLMIMASGSTPSQPSPASGSGYVPGSVSAAFVTCPNEKVAKEIARAVVEKRLAACVNLIPQITSIYEWKGKIEEDSEVLMMIKTQSSLVPALTDFVRSVHPYEVAEVIALPVEQGNSPYLHWVRQVTESVSDSSTVLP, translated from the exons ATGCCGGCGCTGTTGCCCGTGGCTTCCCGCCTTCTGTTGCTACCCCGATCCCTGATGATCATGGCCTCTGGAAGTACCCCGTCCCAGCCCTCGCCGGCCTCGGGCTCCGGCTACGTTCCGGGCTCGGTGTCTGCAGCCTTTGTCACTTGCCCCAACGAGAAGGTCGCCAAGGAGATCGCCAG GGCTGTGGTGGAGAAGCGCCTAGCAGCCTGCGTCAACCTCATCCCTCAAATTACATCCAT CTATGAGTGGAAAGGAAAGATTGAGGAAGACAGTGAGGTGCTGATG ATGATTAAAACCCAAAGTTCCTTGGTCCCAGCTTTGACAGATTTTGTTCG TTCTGTGCATCCTTATGAAGTGGCTGAGGTGATTGCATTGCCTGTGGAGCAGGGGAACTCCCCATACCTGCATTGGGTACGCCAGGTCACAGAGTCAGTTTCTGACTCCAGCACAGTCCTACCATGA
- the PHF1 gene encoding PHD finger protein 1 isoform X3, producing MAQPPRLSRSGAPSLWDPASPAPTSGPRPRLWEGQDVLARWTDGLLYLGTIKKVDSAREVCLVQFEDDSQFLVLWKDISPAALPGEELLCCVCRSETVVPGNRLVSCEKCRHAYHQDCHVPRAPTPGEGEGTSWVCRQCVFAIATKRGGALKKGPYARAMLGMKLSLPYGLKGLDWDAGHLSNRQQSYCYCGGPGEWNLKMLQCRSCLQWFHEACTQCLSKPLLYGDRFYEFECCVCRGGPEKVRRLQLRWVDVAHLVLYHLSVCCKKKYFDFDREILPFTSENWDSLLLGELSDTPKGERSSKLLSALNSHKDRFISGREIKKRKCLFGLHARTPPPVEPPTGDGAPTRAGPWGRGLTSPGEAPEAGARAPEEEAEGEGGRAGAILSSAQSARAPGPEGAGSSAEGTAAAPSGCLLPSTLLPALQGPLGMVNPQTGHPWNFTLVSLQTSLKVSPTQ from the exons ATGGCGCAGCCCCCCCGGCTGAGCCGCTCTGGTGCCCCCTCACTTTGGGACCCGGCTTCCCCTGCTCCCACCTCAGGCCCCAGGCCTCGACTTTGGGAGGGTCAAGATGTGCTGGCCAGATGGACTGATGGGCTGCTATACTTGGGCACCATTAAGAAG GTGGACAGTGCTCGGGAGGTGTGTCTGGTTCAATTTGAGGATGATTCCCAGTTTCTGGTTCTATGGAAAGACATTAGCCCTG CTGCTCTTCCTGGTGAAGAACTCCTCTGTTGTGTCTGTCGCTCTGAGACTGTGGTCCCTGGGAACCGACTGGTCAGCTGTGAGAAGTGTCGCCACG CTTATCACCAGGACTGCCACGTTCCCAGGGCTCCAACCCCTGGAGAAGGAGAGGGCACATCCTGGGTCTGCCGCCAGTGTGTCTTTGCGATCGCCACCAAG AGGGGTGGTGCGCTGAAGAAGGGCCCTTATGCTCGGGCTATGCTGGGTATGAAGCTCTCTCTGCCATATGGACTAAAGGGGCTGGATTGGGATGCTGGACATCTGAGCAACCGACAGCAGAGCTACTGTTACTGTGGTGGCCCTGGGGA ATGGAACCTGAAAATGCTGCAGTGCCGGAGCTGCCTGCAGTGGTTCCATGAGGCCTGCACCCAGTGTCTGAGCAAGCCTCTCCTCTACGGGGACAG GTTCTATGAGTTTGAATGCTGTGTATGTCGGGGGGGCCCTGAGAAGGTCCGGAGGCTACAGCTTCGCTG GGTGGATGTGGCCCATCTTGTCCTCTATCACCTCAGCGTTTGCTGTAAGAAGAAGTACTTTGATTTTGACCGCGAGATCCTCCCGTTCACCTCCGAGAATTGGGATAGTTTGCTCCTGGGGGAG CTTTCAGACACCCCCAAGGGAGAACGTTCTTCCAAGCTCCTCTCTGCTCTCAACAGCCACAAGGACCG TTTTATTTCAGGGAGGGAGATTAAGAAGAGGAAATGTTTGTTTGGTCTCCATGCTCGGACCCCTCCCCCTGTGGAGCCCCCTACTGGAGATGGAGCCCCGACCAG GGCagggccctgggggaggggtCTCACGTCCCCTGGGGAAGCGCCGGAGGCCGGAGCCAGAGCCCCTGaggaggaggcagaaggggaaggtggaagagcTGGGGCCATCCTCAGCAGTGCGCAATCAGCCCGAGCCCCGGGACCAGAGGGAGCGGGCTCGTCTGCAGAGGGCACTGCAG CAGCCCCATCCGGATGTTTGCTTCCTTCCACCCTTCTGCCAGCACTGCAGGGACCTCTGGGGATGGTGAACCCCCAGACAG GTCACCCCTGGAACTTCACATTGGTTTCCCTACAGACATCCCTAAAAGTCTCCCCCACTCAATGA
- the PHF1 gene encoding PHD finger protein 1 isoform X2, protein MAQPPRLSRSGAPSLWDPASPAPTSGPRPRLWEGQDVLARWTDGLLYLGTIKKVDSAREVCLVQFEDDSQFLVLWKDISPAALPGEELLCCVCRSETVVPGNRLVSCEKCRHAYHQDCHVPRAPTPGEGEGTSWVCRQCVFAIATKRGGALKKGPYARAMLGMKLSLPYGLKGLDWDAGHLSNRQQSYCYCGGPGEWNLKMLQCRSCLQWFHEACTQCLSKPLLYGDRFYEFECCVCRGGPEKVRRLQLRWVDVAHLVLYHLSVCCKKKYFDFDREILPFTSENWDSLLLGELSDTPKGERSSKLLSALNSHKDRFISGREIKKRKCLFGLHARTPPPVEPPTGDGAPTSFPSGQGPGGGVSRPLGKRRRPEPEPLRRRQKGKVEELGPSSAVRNQPEPRDQRERARLQRALQASVSPPPPSPNQSYQGSSGYNFRPTDARCLPSPIRMFASFHPSASTAGTSGDGEPPDRSPLELHIGFPTDIPKSLPHSMTASSSSVPAPSPGLPQRSAPPSPLCRSLSSGTGGGVRGGVGYLSRGDPVRVLARRVRPDGSVQYLVEWGGGGIF, encoded by the exons ATGGCGCAGCCCCCCCGGCTGAGCCGCTCTGGTGCCCCCTCACTTTGGGACCCGGCTTCCCCTGCTCCCACCTCAGGCCCCAGGCCTCGACTTTGGGAGGGTCAAGATGTGCTGGCCAGATGGACTGATGGGCTGCTATACTTGGGCACCATTAAGAAG GTGGACAGTGCTCGGGAGGTGTGTCTGGTTCAATTTGAGGATGATTCCCAGTTTCTGGTTCTATGGAAAGACATTAGCCCTG CTGCTCTTCCTGGTGAAGAACTCCTCTGTTGTGTCTGTCGCTCTGAGACTGTGGTCCCTGGGAACCGACTGGTCAGCTGTGAGAAGTGTCGCCACG CTTATCACCAGGACTGCCACGTTCCCAGGGCTCCAACCCCTGGAGAAGGAGAGGGCACATCCTGGGTCTGCCGCCAGTGTGTCTTTGCGATCGCCACCAAG AGGGGTGGTGCGCTGAAGAAGGGCCCTTATGCTCGGGCTATGCTGGGTATGAAGCTCTCTCTGCCATATGGACTAAAGGGGCTGGATTGGGATGCTGGACATCTGAGCAACCGACAGCAGAGCTACTGTTACTGTGGTGGCCCTGGGGA ATGGAACCTGAAAATGCTGCAGTGCCGGAGCTGCCTGCAGTGGTTCCATGAGGCCTGCACCCAGTGTCTGAGCAAGCCTCTCCTCTACGGGGACAG GTTCTATGAGTTTGAATGCTGTGTATGTCGGGGGGGCCCTGAGAAGGTCCGGAGGCTACAGCTTCGCTG GGTGGATGTGGCCCATCTTGTCCTCTATCACCTCAGCGTTTGCTGTAAGAAGAAGTACTTTGATTTTGACCGCGAGATCCTCCCGTTCACCTCCGAGAATTGGGATAGTTTGCTCCTGGGGGAG CTTTCAGACACCCCCAAGGGAGAACGTTCTTCCAAGCTCCTCTCTGCTCTCAACAGCCACAAGGACCG TTTTATTTCAGGGAGGGAGATTAAGAAGAGGAAATGTTTGTTTGGTCTCCATGCTCGGACCCCTCCCCCTGTGGAGCCCCCTACTGGAGATGGAGCCCCGACCAG CTTCCCTTCAGGGCagggccctgggggaggggtCTCACGTCCCCTGGGGAAGCGCCGGAGGCCGGAGCCAGAGCCCCTGaggaggaggcagaaggggaaggtggaagagcTGGGGCCATCCTCAGCAGTGCGCAATCAGCCCGAGCCCCGGGACCAGAGGGAGCGGGCTCGTCTGCAGAGGGCACTGCAG GCCTCAGTGTCTCCACCGCCCCCCAGTCCTAACCAGAGTTATCAGGGCAGCAGCGGTTACAACTTCCGGCCCACAGATGCCCGCTGCCTGCCCAG CCCCATCCGGATGTTTGCTTCCTTCCACCCTTCTGCCAGCACTGCAGGGACCTCTGGGGATGGTGAACCCCCAGACAG GTCACCCCTGGAACTTCACATTGGTTTCCCTACAGACATCCCTAAAAGTCTCCCCCACTCAATGACTGCCTCATCTTCCTCagtcccagccccctccccaggtcTTCCTCAACGCTCAGCACCCCCTTCCCCTCTGTGCCGTAGTTTGTCTTCTGGGACTGGGGGAGGAGTGCGAGGTGGGGTTGGCTACTTGTCCCGAGGGGACCCCGTCCGGGTCCTTGCTCGGAGAGTACGGCCTGATGGCTCTGTGCAGTACCTGGttgagtggggaggagggggcatCTTCTGA
- the CUTA gene encoding protein CutA isoform X3, with the protein MGRGRAPAILLGGGFLSHLRGHFPSGAEERGKSLSVYPSGGFSRCNFPGYLWGENEFAPCSQAALLLSFLWMPALLPVASRLLLLPRSLMIMASGSTPSQPSPASGSGYVPGSVSAAFVTCPNEKVAKEIARAVVEKRLAACVNLIPQITSIFDRFCSFCASL; encoded by the exons ATGGGGAGGGGGCGGGCTCCCGCTATCCTGCTCGGCGGAGGG TTTCTCTCCCATCTTCGGGGACATTTTCCTTCGGGTGcggaagagagagggaagagccTGAGTGTCTATCCAAGCGGAGGTTTCTCGAGGTGCAATTTCCCGGGGTATTTGTGGGGAGAGAACGAATTCGCCCCCTGCTCTCAGGCCGCTCTGCTCCTGTCGTTTCTTTGGATGCCGGCGCTGTTGCCCGTGGCTTCCCGCCTTCTGTTGCTACCCCGATCCCTGATGATCATGGCCTCTGGAAGTACCCCGTCCCAGCCCTCGCCGGCCTCGGGCTCCGGCTACGTTCCGGGCTCGGTGTCTGCAGCCTTTGTCACTTGCCCCAACGAGAAGGTCGCCAAGGAGATCGCCAG GGCTGTGGTGGAGAAGCGCCTAGCAGCCTGCGTCAACCTCATCCCTCAAATTACATCCAT CTTTGACAGATTTTGTTCG TTCTGTGCATCCTTATGA
- the PHF1 gene encoding PHD finger protein 1 isoform X1 yields the protein MAQPPRLSRSGAPSLWDPASPAPTSGPRPRLWEGQDVLARWTDGLLYLGTIKKVDSAREVCLVQFEDDSQFLVLWKDISPAALPGEELLCCVCRSETVVPGNRLVSCEKCRHAYHQDCHVPRAPTPGEGEGTSWVCRQCVFAIATKRGGALKKGPYARAMLGMKLSLPYGLKGLDWDAGHLSNRQQSYCYCGGPGEWNLKMLQCRSCLQWFHEACTQCLSKPLLYGDRFYEFECCVCRGGPEKVRRLQLRWVDVAHLVLYHLSVCCKKKYFDFDREILPFTSENWDSLLLGELSDTPKGERSSKLLSALNSHKDRFISGREIKKRKCLFGLHARTPPPVEPPTGDGAPTSFPSGQGPGGGVSRPLGKRRRPEPEPLRRRQKGKVEELGPSSAVRNQPEPRDQRERARLQRALQASVSPPPPSPNQSYQGSSGYNFRPTDARCLPSSPIRMFASFHPSASTAGTSGDGEPPDRSPLELHIGFPTDIPKSLPHSMTASSSSVPAPSPGLPQRSAPPSPLCRSLSSGTGGGVRGGVGYLSRGDPVRVLARRVRPDGSVQYLVEWGGGGIF from the exons ATGGCGCAGCCCCCCCGGCTGAGCCGCTCTGGTGCCCCCTCACTTTGGGACCCGGCTTCCCCTGCTCCCACCTCAGGCCCCAGGCCTCGACTTTGGGAGGGTCAAGATGTGCTGGCCAGATGGACTGATGGGCTGCTATACTTGGGCACCATTAAGAAG GTGGACAGTGCTCGGGAGGTGTGTCTGGTTCAATTTGAGGATGATTCCCAGTTTCTGGTTCTATGGAAAGACATTAGCCCTG CTGCTCTTCCTGGTGAAGAACTCCTCTGTTGTGTCTGTCGCTCTGAGACTGTGGTCCCTGGGAACCGACTGGTCAGCTGTGAGAAGTGTCGCCACG CTTATCACCAGGACTGCCACGTTCCCAGGGCTCCAACCCCTGGAGAAGGAGAGGGCACATCCTGGGTCTGCCGCCAGTGTGTCTTTGCGATCGCCACCAAG AGGGGTGGTGCGCTGAAGAAGGGCCCTTATGCTCGGGCTATGCTGGGTATGAAGCTCTCTCTGCCATATGGACTAAAGGGGCTGGATTGGGATGCTGGACATCTGAGCAACCGACAGCAGAGCTACTGTTACTGTGGTGGCCCTGGGGA ATGGAACCTGAAAATGCTGCAGTGCCGGAGCTGCCTGCAGTGGTTCCATGAGGCCTGCACCCAGTGTCTGAGCAAGCCTCTCCTCTACGGGGACAG GTTCTATGAGTTTGAATGCTGTGTATGTCGGGGGGGCCCTGAGAAGGTCCGGAGGCTACAGCTTCGCTG GGTGGATGTGGCCCATCTTGTCCTCTATCACCTCAGCGTTTGCTGTAAGAAGAAGTACTTTGATTTTGACCGCGAGATCCTCCCGTTCACCTCCGAGAATTGGGATAGTTTGCTCCTGGGGGAG CTTTCAGACACCCCCAAGGGAGAACGTTCTTCCAAGCTCCTCTCTGCTCTCAACAGCCACAAGGACCG TTTTATTTCAGGGAGGGAGATTAAGAAGAGGAAATGTTTGTTTGGTCTCCATGCTCGGACCCCTCCCCCTGTGGAGCCCCCTACTGGAGATGGAGCCCCGACCAG CTTCCCTTCAGGGCagggccctgggggaggggtCTCACGTCCCCTGGGGAAGCGCCGGAGGCCGGAGCCAGAGCCCCTGaggaggaggcagaaggggaaggtggaagagcTGGGGCCATCCTCAGCAGTGCGCAATCAGCCCGAGCCCCGGGACCAGAGGGAGCGGGCTCGTCTGCAGAGGGCACTGCAG GCCTCAGTGTCTCCACCGCCCCCCAGTCCTAACCAGAGTTATCAGGGCAGCAGCGGTTACAACTTCCGGCCCACAGATGCCCGCTGCCTGCCCAG CAGCCCCATCCGGATGTTTGCTTCCTTCCACCCTTCTGCCAGCACTGCAGGGACCTCTGGGGATGGTGAACCCCCAGACAG GTCACCCCTGGAACTTCACATTGGTTTCCCTACAGACATCCCTAAAAGTCTCCCCCACTCAATGACTGCCTCATCTTCCTCagtcccagccccctccccaggtcTTCCTCAACGCTCAGCACCCCCTTCCCCTCTGTGCCGTAGTTTGTCTTCTGGGACTGGGGGAGGAGTGCGAGGTGGGGTTGGCTACTTGTCCCGAGGGGACCCCGTCCGGGTCCTTGCTCGGAGAGTACGGCCTGATGGCTCTGTGCAGTACCTGGttgagtggggaggagggggcatCTTCTGA
- the CUTA gene encoding protein CutA isoform X2, whose amino-acid sequence MGRGRAPAILLGGGAALLLSFLWMPALLPVASRLLLLPRSLMIMASGSTPSQPSPASGSGYVPGSVSAAFVTCPNEKVAKEIARAVVEKRLAACVNLIPQITSIYEWKGKIEEDSEVLMMIKTQSSLVPALTDFVRSVHPYEVAEVIALPVEQGNSPYLHWVRQVTESVSDSSTVLP is encoded by the exons ATGGGGAGGGGGCGGGCTCCCGCTATCCTGCTCGGCGGAGGG GCCGCTCTGCTCCTGTCGTTTCTTTGGATGCCGGCGCTGTTGCCCGTGGCTTCCCGCCTTCTGTTGCTACCCCGATCCCTGATGATCATGGCCTCTGGAAGTACCCCGTCCCAGCCCTCGCCGGCCTCGGGCTCCGGCTACGTTCCGGGCTCGGTGTCTGCAGCCTTTGTCACTTGCCCCAACGAGAAGGTCGCCAAGGAGATCGCCAG GGCTGTGGTGGAGAAGCGCCTAGCAGCCTGCGTCAACCTCATCCCTCAAATTACATCCAT CTATGAGTGGAAAGGAAAGATTGAGGAAGACAGTGAGGTGCTGATG ATGATTAAAACCCAAAGTTCCTTGGTCCCAGCTTTGACAGATTTTGTTCG TTCTGTGCATCCTTATGAAGTGGCTGAGGTGATTGCATTGCCTGTGGAGCAGGGGAACTCCCCATACCTGCATTGGGTACGCCAGGTCACAGAGTCAGTTTCTGACTCCAGCACAGTCCTACCATGA
- the CUTA gene encoding protein CutA isoform X4, translating to MGRGRAPAILLGGGFLSHLRGHFPSGAEERGKSLSVYPSGGFSRCNFPGYLWGENEFAPCSQAALLLSFLWMPALLPVASRLLLLPRSLMIMASGSTPSQPSPASGSGYVPGSVSAAFVTCPNEKVAKEIARAVVEKRLAACVNLIPQITSI from the exons ATGGGGAGGGGGCGGGCTCCCGCTATCCTGCTCGGCGGAGGG TTTCTCTCCCATCTTCGGGGACATTTTCCTTCGGGTGcggaagagagagggaagagccTGAGTGTCTATCCAAGCGGAGGTTTCTCGAGGTGCAATTTCCCGGGGTATTTGTGGGGAGAGAACGAATTCGCCCCCTGCTCTCAGGCCGCTCTGCTCCTGTCGTTTCTTTGGATGCCGGCGCTGTTGCCCGTGGCTTCCCGCCTTCTGTTGCTACCCCGATCCCTGATGATCATGGCCTCTGGAAGTACCCCGTCCCAGCCCTCGCCGGCCTCGGGCTCCGGCTACGTTCCGGGCTCGGTGTCTGCAGCCTTTGTCACTTGCCCCAACGAGAAGGTCGCCAAGGAGATCGCCAG GGCTGTGGTGGAGAAGCGCCTAGCAGCCTGCGTCAACCTCATCCCTCAAATTACATCCAT ATGA
- the CUTA gene encoding protein CutA isoform X1 has protein sequence MGRGRAPAILLGGGFLSHLRGHFPSGAEERGKSLSVYPSGGFSRCNFPGYLWGENEFAPCSQAALLLSFLWMPALLPVASRLLLLPRSLMIMASGSTPSQPSPASGSGYVPGSVSAAFVTCPNEKVAKEIARAVVEKRLAACVNLIPQITSIYEWKGKIEEDSEVLMMIKTQSSLVPALTDFVRSVHPYEVAEVIALPVEQGNSPYLHWVRQVTESVSDSSTVLP, from the exons ATGGGGAGGGGGCGGGCTCCCGCTATCCTGCTCGGCGGAGGG TTTCTCTCCCATCTTCGGGGACATTTTCCTTCGGGTGcggaagagagagggaagagccTGAGTGTCTATCCAAGCGGAGGTTTCTCGAGGTGCAATTTCCCGGGGTATTTGTGGGGAGAGAACGAATTCGCCCCCTGCTCTCAGGCCGCTCTGCTCCTGTCGTTTCTTTGGATGCCGGCGCTGTTGCCCGTGGCTTCCCGCCTTCTGTTGCTACCCCGATCCCTGATGATCATGGCCTCTGGAAGTACCCCGTCCCAGCCCTCGCCGGCCTCGGGCTCCGGCTACGTTCCGGGCTCGGTGTCTGCAGCCTTTGTCACTTGCCCCAACGAGAAGGTCGCCAAGGAGATCGCCAG GGCTGTGGTGGAGAAGCGCCTAGCAGCCTGCGTCAACCTCATCCCTCAAATTACATCCAT CTATGAGTGGAAAGGAAAGATTGAGGAAGACAGTGAGGTGCTGATG ATGATTAAAACCCAAAGTTCCTTGGTCCCAGCTTTGACAGATTTTGTTCG TTCTGTGCATCCTTATGAAGTGGCTGAGGTGATTGCATTGCCTGTGGAGCAGGGGAACTCCCCATACCTGCATTGGGTACGCCAGGTCACAGAGTCAGTTTCTGACTCCAGCACAGTCCTACCATGA